From the Arvicola amphibius chromosome 2, mArvAmp1.2, whole genome shotgun sequence genome, one window contains:
- the Ypel5 gene encoding protein yippee-like 5 isoform X1, producing MLLRHSWKVLFCPGCSNLKLARSAPCPLLCGRQWRVTEELCLGVCGTAFQLLFCGVGCLEVLRTLALKMGRIFLDHIGGTRLFSCANCDTILTNRSELISTRFTGATGRAFLFNKVVNLQYSEVQDRVMLTGRHMVRDVSCKNCNSKLGWIYEFATEDSQRYKEGRVILERALVRESEGFEEHVPSDNS from the exons ATGCTGTTACGTCATAGCTGGAAAGTCCTTTTCTGTCCTGGTTGCTCTAACCTTAAGCTAGCTAGGTCTGCACCATGCCCCCTCCTTTGTGGGAGGCAGTGGAGGGTAACGGAAGAACTTTGTCTTGGAGTTTGTGGAACTGCATTCCAGCTACTATTCTGTGGAGTGGGGTGCCTGGAG GTTTTAAGAACTTTAGCTCTCAAAATGGGCAGAATCTTCCTTGATCATATCGGCGGTACCCGTCTGTTTTCTTGTGCAAACTGTGATACGATCCTGACCAACCGCTCAGAACTCATCTCTACTCGGTTCACAGGCGCCACCGGTAGAGCGTTTCTTTTTAACAAG gtaGTTAACTTGCAGTACAGTGAAGTTCAAGATCGGGTCATGCTCACTGGCCGCCACATGGTTCGAGATGTGAGCTGCAAAAACTGCAATAGCAAACTGGGATGGATCTATGAGTTTGCTACTGAAGACAGCCAGCGTTATAAGGAAGGCCGTGTGATCCTGGAACGTGCACTAGTTCGAGAGAGTGAAGGCTTTGAGGAGCATGTACCATCTGATAACTcttga
- the Ypel5 gene encoding protein yippee-like 5 isoform X3 produces the protein MGRIFLDHIGGTRLFSCANCDTILTNRSELISTRFTGATGRAFLFNKVVNLQYSEVQDRVMLTGRHMVRDVSCKNCNSKLGWIYEFATEDSQRYKEGRVILERALVRESEGFEEHVPSDNS, from the exons ATGGGCAGAATCTTCCTTGATCATATCGGCGGTACCCGTCTGTTTTCTTGTGCAAACTGTGATACGATCCTGACCAACCGCTCAGAACTCATCTCTACTCGGTTCACAGGCGCCACCGGTAGAGCGTTTCTTTTTAACAAG gtaGTTAACTTGCAGTACAGTGAAGTTCAAGATCGGGTCATGCTCACTGGCCGCCACATGGTTCGAGATGTGAGCTGCAAAAACTGCAATAGCAAACTGGGATGGATCTATGAGTTTGCTACTGAAGACAGCCAGCGTTATAAGGAAGGCCGTGTGATCCTGGAACGTGCACTAGTTCGAGAGAGTGAAGGCTTTGAGGAGCATGTACCATCTGATAACTcttga
- the Ypel5 gene encoding protein yippee-like 5 isoform X2 produces MSETVLRTLALKMGRIFLDHIGGTRLFSCANCDTILTNRSELISTRFTGATGRAFLFNKVVNLQYSEVQDRVMLTGRHMVRDVSCKNCNSKLGWIYEFATEDSQRYKEGRVILERALVRESEGFEEHVPSDNS; encoded by the exons ATGTCGGAAACG GTTTTAAGAACTTTAGCTCTCAAAATGGGCAGAATCTTCCTTGATCATATCGGCGGTACCCGTCTGTTTTCTTGTGCAAACTGTGATACGATCCTGACCAACCGCTCAGAACTCATCTCTACTCGGTTCACAGGCGCCACCGGTAGAGCGTTTCTTTTTAACAAG gtaGTTAACTTGCAGTACAGTGAAGTTCAAGATCGGGTCATGCTCACTGGCCGCCACATGGTTCGAGATGTGAGCTGCAAAAACTGCAATAGCAAACTGGGATGGATCTATGAGTTTGCTACTGAAGACAGCCAGCGTTATAAGGAAGGCCGTGTGATCCTGGAACGTGCACTAGTTCGAGAGAGTGAAGGCTTTGAGGAGCATGTACCATCTGATAACTcttga